From one Sylvia atricapilla isolate bSylAtr1 chromosome 21, bSylAtr1.pri, whole genome shotgun sequence genomic stretch:
- the BMP15 gene encoding LOW QUALITY PROTEIN: bone morphogenetic protein 15 (The sequence of the model RefSeq protein was modified relative to this genomic sequence to represent the inferred CDS: inserted 1 base in 1 codon): protein MAMPYPFTSLLLLLVVPFSQAASQSPLPLGSLPAVPTLPLLQALQPRAPGSPGWQVGPASGQPLRYMLNLYRRAADREGRPRRSRSLGTNTIRLVQASSHGGQPWTGRWYLQALTYHLEGQPEAEHLLRATVVYLPSLSLAHSRLLCALELVVAGETPRVMLSPTXPPRHGWAEVDVTPYMVLGNSSVGSLALRHVCVRAGRAGSHDAPVAPGHPFLLLYLNDTQAGLAPPAAEPHRHRRDTRTLAHDLPNYLREQGGEKSDCSLRPFPVSFAQLGWDHWIIAPHRYNPRYCKGTCPHLLRYDYHAPNHAVVQSFVHQLVDANVPRPSCVPYRYSPISVLMIERNGGILYKEYENMIAESCTCR from the exons ATGGCTATGCCCTACCCTTTCACtagcctcctcctcctccttgttGTGCCCTTTTCCCAGGCTGCAAGCCAGTCCCCACTGCCCCTtggctccctgcctgctgtccccaccctgcccctcctgcaggctctgcagccACGGGCtccaggcagcccaggctggcaaGTGGGGCCAGCCAGTGGACAGCCCTTGCGTTACATGCTGAATCTGTACCGGCGTGCTGCTGACCGTGAAGGCCGACCCCGCCGCAGCCGCAGCCTTGGCACCAACACTATCCGCCTGGTCCAGGCCAGTTCTCATGGGGGTCAGCCCTGGACAG GTCGCTGGTACTTGCAGGCCCTCACCTACCACCTGGAGGGCCAGCCAGAAGCCGAGCACCTCCTCAGAGCCACTGTGGTCTACCTGCCCAGTCTGTCACTGGCCCACAGTCGCCTCCTCTGCGCTCTGGAGCTGGTGGTAGCTGGCGAGACACCCAGGGTGATGCTCAGCCCTA GCCCTCCCCGCCATGGCTGGGCCGAAGTTGATGTCACTCCTTACATGGTGCTGGGGAACAGCAGCGTGGGGAGCCTGGCACTGCGGCATGTCTGTGTGCGTGCTGGCCGAGCAGGAAGCCATGATGCCCCAGTGGCCCCTGGccatcctttcctccttctttatCTTAATGATACCCAGGCAGGGTtagcacctccagcagcagagccccaccGACACCGACGTGATACACGGACATTGGCTCATGACCTGCCCAACTACCTgcgggagcagggaggggagaagagTGACTGTTCCCTCCGCCCCTTCCCTGTCAGTTTTGCACAACTGGGCTGGGACCACTGGATCATCGCTCCTCACCGCTACAACCCACGGTACTGCAAGGGCACCTGTCCCCACCTTCTCCGCTATGACTACCATGCACCCAACCATGCTGTGGTGCAGAGCTTTGTTCATCAGCTTGTGGATGCCAATGTGCCCCGGCCCTCCTGTGTGCCCTACCGCTACAGCCCCATCAGTGTCCTCATGATTGAGCGCAATGGAGGCATACTGTACAAGGAGTACGAGAATATGATTGCAGAGTCCTGCACTTGCCGGTAA
- the SHROOM4 gene encoding LOW QUALITY PROTEIN: protein Shroom4 (The sequence of the model RefSeq protein was modified relative to this genomic sequence to represent the inferred CDS: inserted 9 bases in 8 codons; deleted 13 bases in 13 codons; substituted 2 bases at 2 genomic stop codons), with the protein MERAEGRPGXPQYVHVXLQGGAPWGFTLRGGLEHGEPLIVSKVEDGGKAALSRRLQPGDELVNISGTPLDGSRQEALIPHQGLLTALXRWSVRKERQGWALQSLPPPVPPTASIPWCILTDSSSSSTQGQGRRKGTVQGAGVPRDSAGAQHHPWRSVPVLRPHSWHVAKLAESRPDVPTMHCSAEWLQPLLASGCDVSTDRSSSIGSMESLDHPSQACYEGDPSPVDQGMYHSKRDSAYSSFSASSIASDCALSLRPEEAVSIESSLQGPCKAPDRRYLTTGTEPSASWHPGGLAGNPCPPSPLSGGDSLRAAPAGRRDRCQASVDMLHAKGRWISDTFLCQRDGETEVVGRRTLAPYPMKDCLSADQYYMLSSRPDRCPPEPLLQKSMESDSEPYLDDSMHQVPDAMTAGDNPLLSSLKGHISHRHSAPEQLLASQLHSVQLGTNSGRASPAPSGQRWTLSPLHREGSRRGTTGAAQEPPHCPEPCCRPPQCHCCPELQQACGQXGEEASPALSTEGRVEEESRGGARRAGAPPHRSAQMRRRSDRFXTSLRNEIQRRKAQLQKSRGPDAPPPGEEPVEETEEPPEGSVLAERPPALPECLSPAPSEDSRNAARSADRVSPALTSAGPQRTPSSEQVVPTARGRWHWSPEKKLQLQHSPXPSELEGYTQGPATCSSPPQGSDEVVLLPFADRRRFFEESSRPAPAWHSKLPAGEPRAFQPPGPEHRDVRRLSVDQPYSPPSPSRPGSAGPYAECCREQPLCYKPLGRPGELDYLRGFSYPYGVPLRPEPCRYSGGDLRPLPLPREHTCRCYPVPWVRCPDCCCPAPHSGREESDAWPTRRVYIQDFSQDEWEPPAITRKVSQSVSELSRYPLVFPRLGAFHTCLESTEPEWPPCYRATSTHDLLWDSDRLAHTPESPLDPLHRPLRGRAFSESHLNLEPAGPWGRDQKDFFRAKLDPPSIPKKKGPHPPRPPPPNWEKYRQRQASQHPPDGAGHGSAFSAVPMPIRSIAEAVREQSQSLTGEQKGQSWGHTACPSARXAWPRPEPPRSLRRTPGPDAANAEICRVSGTGEKRTKMKQSWEMEEQPQRLIQSQEHGGASPRGXGECSLSLHCGSGPALLEALKPSSGAVEGASCQGSWPQSRCMDSEGRLLDVAVRDHSLAGVLPPLASPGTTTEVMGELPVAGERQAWRKCLQQDWHLESLAQDRXGKFFEPISPSPRGGACSSSFSVHYGVAVGKAEPLNKVKALPEVVEGSSEDEEEEVDRELVEKKLQLIESLSRKLVVLQEAQRGLQEDISANGALGEDVATRLQALCXPGEFDKYRLFVGDLDKVVNLLLSLSGRLARVETALGSLGPHAPAEDQGGMGEGTLTYEILGCGIPCQCQLSCPQLALREKQRLLVAQLEDAKELKEHVGRREEAVGAMVARYLPAEHLQDYQHFVKMKSALIAEQRELEEKIKLGQEQLRCLRESLGQASKDC; encoded by the exons ATGGAGCGGGCCGAGGGCCGGCCCG GCCCTCAGTACGTGCATG CGCTGCAGGGGGGCGCGCCCTGGGGCTTCACGCTGCGCGGCGGGCTAGAGCACGGCGAGCCCCTCATCGTCTCCAAG GTCGAGGATGGGGGCAAGGCTGCCCTGTCCCGCCGGCTGCAA CCAGGTGATGAGCTGGTGAACATCAGCGGGACACCGCTGGACGGATCACGCCAGGAGGCCCTGATTCCTCATCAAGGGCTCCTAACCGCACTCTGAAGATGGTCCGTTCGCAAG gagaggcagggctgggccttGCAGTCCCTTCCCCCGCCAGTCCCTCCAACTGCATCCATTCCCTGG TGCATCCTGACTgactccagctccagcagcactcagggGCAGGGACGGCGCAAGGGCACTGTCCAAGGGGCAGGGGTCCCACGGGactctgctggggctcagcatCATCCATG GAGGAGCGTGCCG GTCCTCCGGCCCCATTCCTGGCATGTGGCCAAACTTGCCGAAAGCCGCCCAGACGTCCCCACCATGCACTGCTCGGCTGAATGgcttcagcctctcctggccTCGGGGTGTGATGTCAG cactgACCGGAGCAGCTCCATTGGGAGCATGGAGAGCCTGGACCATCCCAGCCAGGCCTGCTATGAAGGAGACCCCTCGCCCGTTGACCAGGGCATGTACCACAGCAAGCGAGACTCAGCCTACAGCTCCTTCTCTGCCAGCTCCATTGCCTCTGAC TGCGCCCTCTCTCTCCGTCCTGAAGAGGCCGTGTCCATCGAATCCAGCCTCCAAGGCCCCTGCAAAGCCCCTGACAGGCGCTACCTGACCACAGGGACTGAGCCATCTGCCAGCTGGCACCCTGGAGGCCTGGCGGGCAACCCGtgcccccccagccccctgtcaggaggggacagcctgcgggcagccccagctggcaggagggacaggTGCCAGGCGTCAGTGGACATGCTGCATGCCAAGGGCCGATGGATCTCTGACACCTTCCTCTGCCAGCGGGATGGGGAGACGGAAGTAGTGGGCAGGAGGACACTGGCACCATACCCCATGAAGGACTGTCTCTCTGCTGACCAATATTACATGCTGAGC TCCCGCCCAGACCGATGCCCACCTGAGCCACTCCTGCAAAAGAGCATGGAGTCTGACAGCGAACCGTACCTGGATGACAGCATGCACCAAGTGCCTGATGCCATGACAGCAGGTGACAACCCATTGCTGTCCTCTCTCAAGGGCCACATC TCACACCGCCACagtgctccagagcagctgctggcctCCCAGCTCCACTCCGTCCAGCTGGGCACCAACAGTGGGCGAGCCTCGCCAGCACCCAGTGGGCAACGCTGGACCTTGTCCCCGCTGCATCGTGAGGGCAGCCGGAGGGGAACcacaggggctgcccaggagccCCCACACTGCCCAGAACCTTGCTGCCGCCCACCACAGTgccactgctgccctgagctgcagcaagcCTGCGGGC GAGGTGAGGAGGCGAGCCCAGCGCTCAGCACTGAGGGGCGAGTGGAGGAGGAGAGCCGGGGAGGGGCGCGGCGGGCTGGTGCACCTCCCCACCGCTCTGCTCAGATGCGCCGTCGCAGTGACCGCT GCACCAGCCTGCGCAATGAGATCCAGCGGCGCAAGGCCCAGCTGCAGAAGAGCCGGGGTCCTGATGCACCTCCACCCGGTGAGGAGCCAgtggaggagactgaggagcCCCCTGAGGGCAGTGTACTGGCAGAGCGACCCCCTGCCTTGCCTGAGTGTCTCAGCCCTGCGCCGAGTGAGGACAGCAGGAATGCTGCCCGCTCGGCAGACAGGGTATCCCCAGCCCTGACCAGTGCTGGCCCCCAAAGGACCCCATCCTCTGAGCAGGTGGTGCCAACAGCCAGGGGCCGCTGGCACTGGTCCCCGgaaaagaagctgcagctgcaacaCTCGC AGCCCAGTGAACTGGAGGGCTACACCCAGGGCCCAGCAACCTGCAGCTCCCCACCACAG GGCAGTGATGAAGTAGTCCTGCTGCCCTTTGCTGACCGCCGCCGGTTCTTTGAGGAGAGCAGCCgaccagcaccagcctggcacagcaagCTGCCAGCAGGTGAACCTCGTGCCTTCCAGCCCCCTGGCCCTGAGCACCGGGATGTCCGCCGCCTCTCTGTGGACCAGCCCTACAGCCCCCCCTCACCCAGCcgccctggctctgctggccccTATGCTGAGTGCTGCCGGGAGCAGCCCCTCTGTTACAAACCACTAGGGAGGCCAGGGGAGCTGGATTACCTGCGGGGCTTCTCCTACCCCTATGGGGTTCCCCTGCGCCCTGAGCCCTGCCGCTACAGTGGAGGGGACCTGCGCCCACTACCACTGCCCCGTGAACATACCTGCCGCTGTTACCCTGTGCCCTGGGTGCGCTGCCCTgactgctgctgcccagcc ccCCATTCTGGGCGAGAGGAGAGTGATGCCTGGCCCACCCGGAGAGTTT ACATACAGGACTTTTCTCAGGATGAGTGGGAACCACCTGCAATAACCAGGAAAGTCAGCCAGTCTGTCAG TGAGCTCTCCCGCTACCCACTGGTTTTCCCAAGG CTTGGCGCATTCCACACCTGTCTTGAGAGCACCGAGCCAGAGTGGCCACCCTGCTACCGGGCCACATCCACGCATGACCTCTTGTGGGATAGTGACCGCCTGGCCCACACCCCTGAGAGCCCCCTGGATCCGCTGCACCGCCCACTACGGGGCAGAGCCTTTTCTGAGAGCCACCTCAACCTGGAACCTGCCGGCCCCTGGGGCCGTGACCAGAAGGACTTTTTCCGTGCCAAGCTGGACCCTCCCAGCATCCCCAAAAAGAAGGGCCCCCACCCTCCCCGCCCACCTCCGCCCAACTGGGAGAAGTACAGGCAGCGCCAGGCATCCCAACACCCACCAGATGGTGCTGGGCATggctctgccttctctgctgtCCCAATGCCAATCCGCAGCATTGCTGAGGCAGTGAGGGAACAGTCGCAGAGCCTCACTGGGGAGCAGAAAGGCCAGTCCTGGGGGCACACTGCTTGCCCCTCTGCTCG GGCCTGGCCTCGACCTGAGCCCCCTAGATCACTCCGCAGGACG CCTGGACCTGATGCTGCCAATGCTGAGATTTGCAG GGTGTCAGGAACAGGGGAGAAGCGGACAAAAATGAAGCAGTCCTGGGAGATGGAGGAGCAGCCTCAAAGGCTCATTCAGAGCCAGGAGCATGGCGGTGCCAGTCCCCGTG TGGGTGagtgctccctgtccctgcattGTGGCTCtggc cctgccctgctggaggcACTCAAGCCCAGTTCTGGGGCA GTGGAGGGGgccagctgccagggcagctggCCGCAGTCCCGCTGCATGGACTCCGAGGGACGGCTGTTGGACGTGGCTGTCAGAGACCATTCCCTGGCTGGTGTCCTGCCCCCCTTGGCTTCCCCTGGCACCACCACTGAGGTGATG GGTGAGCTGCCGGTGGCAGGGGAGCGACAGGCCTGGCGGAAGTGTCTACAGCAGGACTGGCACTTGGAGTCCCTGGCACAGGACAGGTAAG GCAAGTTTTTTGAGCCCATCTCGCCGTCTCCCAGGGGTGGTGCCTGCTCCAGTTCCTTTTCAGTGCACTATGGTGTTGCAGTGGGCAAAGCTGAGCCACTCAACAAGGTAAAGGCACTGCCGGAGGTAGTGGAGGGGAGCTcggaggatgaggaggaagaggtggatCGTGAGCTGGTGGAAAAGAAG ctgcagctgatcGAGAGCCTGAGCCGCAagctggtggtgctgcaggaggcacaacgggggctgcaggaggacatTAGTGCCAATGGGGCACTAGGTGAGGATGTGGCTACCCGCCTGCAAGCCCTCT ACCCAGGGGAGTTCGACAAGTACCGCCTCTTCGTGGGCGACCTGGACAAAGTGGTCAACCTCTTGCTCTCCCTCTCGGGGCGCCTGGCCCGGGTGGAAACTGCGCTGGGCAGCCTGGGGCCGCACGCCCCTGCTGAGGACCAAGGTGGCATGGGGGAGGGGACCCTCACCTATGAGATTTTGGGCTGTGGGATACCCTGCCAATGCCAGCTTTCTTGCCCACAGCTGGCCCTGCGAGAGAAGCAGCGGCTGCTGGTGGCGCAGCTGGAGGATGCCAAAGAGCTGAAGGAGCACGTggggcggcgggaggaggcAGTGGGTGCCATGGTGGCGCGGTACCTGCCCGCTGAGCACCTCCAGGACTACCAGCACTTTGTCAAGATGAAGTCGGCCCTCATCGCTGAGCAGCGGGAGCTGGAAGAGAAGATCAagctgggccaggagcagctcagatGCCTGCGTGAGAGCCTTGGCCAGGCCTCCAAGGACTGCTAG